In Bdellovibrionota bacterium, the genomic stretch GTTCTAAAGCCCCTTATTTCCAAATGGGCTGGAATTCCAACGGAGGAGGTCTCGATTGATTTTGCCTCCCGTCTCCTCCCGACGAATATCGGCTATGTCATTCACTCCCTGGTCAAGAAGCTCCGCGGCGGGGTCACGGAGGATTACTACAAAGCCGGGCGGTACATCGTCTACCCAAGAGGAAGTAATGCGGTGATTTTCGAATCGCTCGCAAGCACTCCCGGGTTGCGCGTTCATTTGCGTTCTCCGCTCGAGAAACTCAAGACGAGCGGCGATCGAATTCAGGGTGCCGTGGTCGACCAGACTCCCATTGAGGCCGATTATTATCTCAGTACGATCCCCATCAACACCCTTCCCCGCCTTCTGGACCGACCCAACTCGATCGCCCATTGGAGTCAATTCCATTATCGGGCCATTATGATTCTCTTCATTAAACTCCGGCGGGAACGCGTACTGAATCACCTGTGGACCTGGTTTCCCGAGCCCAAGTATCGGTTCTACCGAATCTCAGAGTTCAAGAACGCTCTCAAAGACCTCTCTCCGGCCGACAAAACATTGATCGCCGTCGAGTTCGCCTGCGAACACGACGACCCTCTATGGGCCGCCGATGCCCGAAAGGCCTACCGAGAGATCGAGATGGACCTTCATGACTTATATGGGATTGGAAATGGCGATGTTTTGGGATTGGATCTCCGAAAGAGCGGTTATGCGTACCCCGTCCTTCGAAAGTCGACCGAATTGGAACAGCGGGCAATTACACATCAGACCCCGTTTGTGAACTTGTTTGTCGCGGGACGAACAGGAATGTTTCAGTACCGGATGTTGGAGGGATGCTTTGAGAGCGCCATGACCTGCGTGGCGAGGATCCACGCAACGGTTGAGGGGCAAACTGAGTTGAGCCTCCCTGAGCTCATTCGGAGGGACGCGTTCGGCCGGCCGACGATTGTGCCCGAATAAAGAAAGATCCCCAGTGAATCGGCAAAAGATACTTGCTCTGGAAAAAGAGATGTTTGGAAATGTTCACGACGCCTACAAGCAAAGTGTGGCTATTGCCTGGGATTCGTCCTCCTCCTATGCAAAGGCAGTCGATCGTATCCTCTCGTTACATTTGAGCCGCTTGGATTCCAGAGCCTCCATACTCGATATCGGGGGTGCTTCGCGCTGGTGGATCCGGCGGTTCGGTCGAGAAACCCAGGCGATTGTCTTGGATCTCTCCAGCACTTTTTTG encodes the following:
- a CDS encoding FAD-dependent oxidoreductase gives rise to the protein MAKKIAIFGAGMTGLAAGRMLVQAGHEVDVYEASDQIGGLAKTYRDSDGFVYDNGPRFIFSTLAEKIGIAHLCQPVKYYEDLYVGGRYYLFPFGFIRNPVYCASAGLATLTRLFHRKPQNLGEFLQTYYGRIFSSDVLKPLISKWAGIPTEEVSIDFASRLLPTNIGYVIHSLVKKLRGGVTEDYYKAGRYIVYPRGSNAVIFESLASTPGLRVHLRSPLEKLKTSGDRIQGAVVDQTPIEADYYLSTIPINTLPRLLDRPNSIAHWSQFHYRAIMILFIKLRRERVLNHLWTWFPEPKYRFYRISEFKNALKDLSPADKTLIAVEFACEHDDPLWAADARKAYREIEMDLHDLYGIGNGDVLGLDLRKSGYAYPVLRKSTELEQRAITHQTPFVNLFVAGRTGMFQYRMLEGCFESAMTCVARIHATVEGQTELSLPELIRRDAFGRPTIVPE